In Cyprinus carpio isolate SPL01 chromosome B7, ASM1834038v1, whole genome shotgun sequence, a genomic segment contains:
- the LOC109112679 gene encoding E3 ubiquitin-protein ligase TRIM39-like isoform X4, with amino-acid sequence MAEKIRSRKYRRSRDNPPSLSSSSGLLAKELKCSVCLDVFTDPVSTPCGHNFCKSCLNRCWENIQNCFCPFCKETFSKRPDLKINTALSEVVQLFQKKFILSKSEVLCDICDERKLKALKSCLVCQTSYCETHLEPHLRVLSLKKHKLMDPVENMKDYICQKHERPLELMIQDKNKKIQDIKYFTELRRKSTEREKAASVELFSDLMRSIERCQAELLEMMEEKQKAAEKQDEELIQELQQEITELKMRDTELDHLLHTEDHLQLLQIDPSLCSPPHTRNWPEISMNTDVSVETLRRALTQLQETLDQKLSQTVLRRMQQYAVDVTLDPDTAHPNLILSNDGKQVRHGDIKHGVPDYPERFDKCASVLGKEGFLSGRFYFEVQLKGKSKWDLGVARESINRKGKIRVSPQNGYWTVGLWNENEYWACADSYVLLSLRVKPQKVGVFVDYEEGLVSFYDVESRSHIYSFTGQSFTNRIYPYFCPFSNDSGKNSAPLIISPVNFNE; translated from the exons atggCGGAAAAAATTAGATCACGGAAATACAGACGCAGTAGGGATAACCCTCCAT ctttgtcatcatccAGTGGTCTTCTAGCTAAGGAGCTTAAATGTTCAGTGTGTCTGGATGTGTTCACTGATCCAGTCAGCACTCCATGTGGACACAACTTCTGTAAGAGCTGCTTAAACCGTTGCTGGGAAAACATTCAGAACTGCTTCTGTCCATTCTGTAAAGAAACATTCAGTAAAAGACCCGACCTCAAGATCAACACTGCACTTAGTGAGGTTGTGCAGCTCTTTCAGAAAAAGTTTATTCTGAGTAAATCTGAAGTTCTCTGTGACATCTGTGATGAAAGAAAGCTGAAAGCTCTgaagtcctgtctggtgtgtcagACCTCTTACTGTGAAACTCACCTGGAGCCTCATCTGAGAGTCCTGAGCTTAAAGAAACACAAACTGATGGACCCTGTGGAGAACATGAAGGACTATATTTGTCAGAAACACGAGAGACCTCTGGAGCTG ATGATCCAGGACAAAAACAAGAAGATTCAAGACATTAAATACTTCACAGAACTCAGAAGA aaaagcACAGAGCGAGAGAAAGCAGCCAGTGTTGAGCTCTTCAGTGATCTGATGCGCTCCATTGAGAGATGTCAGGCTGAGCTGCTGGAGATGATGGAGGAGAAGCAGAAAGCAGCAGAGAAACAGGACGAAGAGCTCATTCAAGAGCTGCAGCAGGAAATCACTGAGCTCAAGATGAGAGACACTGAGCTGGATCATCTCTTACACACTGAGGATCACCTCCAGCTCCTACAG ATTGATCCATCCCTGTGCAGTCCTCCACACACCAGGAACTGGCCTGAGATCAGTATGAACACTGATGTGAGTGTGGAGACTCTGAGGAGAGCTCTGACTCAGCTGCAGGAAACTCTAGACCAGAAACTCAGTCAAACTG TGTTGAGGAGGATGCAGCAGTATGCAG TGGATGTGACTCTGGATCCTGATACAGCTCATCCAAATCTCATTCTGTCTAATGATGGGAAACAAGTGAGACATGGAGACATTAAGCATGGAGTCCCAGATTACCCAGAGCGGTTTGATAAGTGTGCCTCTGTCCTGGGAAAAGAGGGATTCTTGTCAGgaagattttattttgaagtgcagCTGAAGGGAAAGAGTAAGTGGGATTTAGGAGTGGCCAGAGAATCTATTAACAGGAAGGGAAAGATCAGAGTGAGTCCTCAGAACGGATACTGGACTGTGGGTCTGTGGAATGAGAATGAATATTGGGCTTGTGCTGATTCCTATGTGCTTCTGTCTCTGAGAGTGAAGCCACAGAAGGTGGGGGTGTTTGTGGATTACGAGGAGGGTCTGGTCTCCTTCTATGATGTGGAGTCCAGATCTCATATCTACTCTTTCACTGGTCAGTCTTTCACTAATAGGATATATCCATATTTTTGCCCCTTTTCAAATGATTCTGGTAAAAATTCAGCACCACTGATCATCTCACCTGTTAATTTCAATGAATGA
- the LOC109112679 gene encoding E3 ubiquitin-protein ligase TRIM39-like isoform X2: MAEKIRSRKYRRSRDNPPSLSSSSGLLAKELKCSVCLDVFTDPVSTPCGHNFCKSCLNRCWENIQNCFCPFCKETFSKRPDLKINTALSEVVQLFQKKFILSKSEVLCDICDERKLKALKSCLVCQTSYCETHLEPHLRVLSLKKHKLMDPVENMKDYICQKHERPLELFCRDDQTRVCVFCTDGDHKTHNTVPLEEESKEKKSELMKTQKDVQQMIQDKNKKIQDIKYFTELRRKSTEREKAASVELFSDLMRSIERCQAELLEMMEEKQKAAEKQDEELIQELQQEITELKMRDTELDHLLHTEDHLQLLQIDPSLCSPPHTRNWPEISMNTDVSVETLRRALTQLQETLDQKLSQTVLRRMQQYAVDVTLDPDTAHPNLILSNDGKQVRHGDIKHGVPDYPERFDKCASVLGKEGFLSGRFYFEVQLKGKSKWDLGVARESINRKGKIRVSPQNGYWTVGLWNENEYWACADSYVLLSLRVKPQKVGVFVDYEEGLVSFYDVESRSHIYSFTGQSFTNRIYPYFCPFSNDSGKNSAPLIISPVNFNE, encoded by the exons atggCGGAAAAAATTAGATCACGGAAATACAGACGCAGTAGGGATAACCCTCCAT ctttgtcatcatccAGTGGTCTTCTAGCTAAGGAGCTTAAATGTTCAGTGTGTCTGGATGTGTTCACTGATCCAGTCAGCACTCCATGTGGACACAACTTCTGTAAGAGCTGCTTAAACCGTTGCTGGGAAAACATTCAGAACTGCTTCTGTCCATTCTGTAAAGAAACATTCAGTAAAAGACCCGACCTCAAGATCAACACTGCACTTAGTGAGGTTGTGCAGCTCTTTCAGAAAAAGTTTATTCTGAGTAAATCTGAAGTTCTCTGTGACATCTGTGATGAAAGAAAGCTGAAAGCTCTgaagtcctgtctggtgtgtcagACCTCTTACTGTGAAACTCACCTGGAGCCTCATCTGAGAGTCCTGAGCTTAAAGAAACACAAACTGATGGACCCTGTGGAGAACATGAAGGACTATATTTGTCAGAAACACGAGAGACCTCTGGAGCTGTTCTGTAGAGATGAtcagacacgtgtgtgtgtgttttgcactgaTGGAGACCACAAGACTCACAACACTGTTCCTCTAGAGGAGGAGAGTAAAGAGAAGAAG AGTGAGCTAATGAAGACACAGAAAGATGTGCAGCAGATGATCCAGGACAAAAACAAGAAGATTCAAGACATTAAATACTTCACAGAACTCAGAAGA aaaagcACAGAGCGAGAGAAAGCAGCCAGTGTTGAGCTCTTCAGTGATCTGATGCGCTCCATTGAGAGATGTCAGGCTGAGCTGCTGGAGATGATGGAGGAGAAGCAGAAAGCAGCAGAGAAACAGGACGAAGAGCTCATTCAAGAGCTGCAGCAGGAAATCACTGAGCTCAAGATGAGAGACACTGAGCTGGATCATCTCTTACACACTGAGGATCACCTCCAGCTCCTACAG ATTGATCCATCCCTGTGCAGTCCTCCACACACCAGGAACTGGCCTGAGATCAGTATGAACACTGATGTGAGTGTGGAGACTCTGAGGAGAGCTCTGACTCAGCTGCAGGAAACTCTAGACCAGAAACTCAGTCAAACTG TGTTGAGGAGGATGCAGCAGTATGCAG TGGATGTGACTCTGGATCCTGATACAGCTCATCCAAATCTCATTCTGTCTAATGATGGGAAACAAGTGAGACATGGAGACATTAAGCATGGAGTCCCAGATTACCCAGAGCGGTTTGATAAGTGTGCCTCTGTCCTGGGAAAAGAGGGATTCTTGTCAGgaagattttattttgaagtgcagCTGAAGGGAAAGAGTAAGTGGGATTTAGGAGTGGCCAGAGAATCTATTAACAGGAAGGGAAAGATCAGAGTGAGTCCTCAGAACGGATACTGGACTGTGGGTCTGTGGAATGAGAATGAATATTGGGCTTGTGCTGATTCCTATGTGCTTCTGTCTCTGAGAGTGAAGCCACAGAAGGTGGGGGTGTTTGTGGATTACGAGGAGGGTCTGGTCTCCTTCTATGATGTGGAGTCCAGATCTCATATCTACTCTTTCACTGGTCAGTCTTTCACTAATAGGATATATCCATATTTTTGCCCCTTTTCAAATGATTCTGGTAAAAATTCAGCACCACTGATCATCTCACCTGTTAATTTCAATGAATGA